One region of Catenuloplanes indicus genomic DNA includes:
- a CDS encoding putative RNA methyltransferase: MNASVLARLRCPVCAARAASSPLTRDGAALRCPAGHSFDVARQGYVNLTTGRTPHVGDTAEMIAAREEFLGAGHYDFVIDALGEAARTAYPGAGLIVDAGAGTGRHLAGVLGTLRAERNGTDGLALDVSKPALRRAARRVPAALADTWAGLPLADGAAGLVLNVFAPRNGAEFRRVLGTGGRLLVVTPEPDHLAELVGALGLLRVDPDKSDKIARSLGGHFTEVAAGTHRRVLALTAAEVAAVVGMGPSAWHAHVGATTAATVTAAVRISTWAPSD; this comes from the coding sequence TTGAACGCTTCCGTGCTGGCGCGGCTCCGCTGCCCCGTCTGCGCCGCCCGCGCCGCCAGCAGCCCGCTGACCCGGGACGGCGCCGCGCTGCGCTGCCCGGCCGGGCACAGCTTCGACGTGGCCCGGCAGGGCTACGTCAACCTCACCACCGGCCGGACCCCGCACGTGGGCGACACCGCCGAGATGATCGCGGCCCGGGAGGAGTTCCTCGGCGCCGGGCACTACGACTTCGTGATCGACGCGCTCGGCGAGGCGGCGCGCACGGCGTACCCCGGCGCGGGTCTGATCGTGGACGCCGGCGCCGGGACCGGCCGGCACCTGGCCGGCGTGCTCGGCACGCTGCGGGCCGAGCGGAACGGCACCGACGGCCTGGCGCTGGACGTCTCCAAGCCGGCGCTGCGGCGCGCGGCCCGCCGGGTCCCGGCCGCGCTGGCCGACACCTGGGCCGGGCTGCCGCTGGCGGACGGCGCGGCCGGCCTGGTGCTGAACGTGTTCGCGCCGCGCAACGGCGCGGAGTTCCGGCGGGTGCTGGGCACGGGCGGCCGGCTGCTGGTGGTCACGCCGGAGCCGGACCATCTGGCCGAGCTGGTCGGCGCGCTGGGCCTGCTCCGGGTCGACCCGGACAAGTCCGACAAGATAGCCCGCAGCCTCGGCGGGCACTTCACCGAGGTGGCCGCCGGCACCCACCGGCGCGTGCTCGCCCTGACCGCGGCCGAGGTGGCCGCGGTGGTCGGCATGGGACCGAGCGCCTGGCACGCGCACGTGGGCGCGACCACCGCGGCCACGGTCACGGCCGCGGTCCGGATCAGCACCTGGGCGCCGTCAGACTGA